A part of Liolophura sinensis isolate JHLJ2023 chromosome 1, CUHK_Ljap_v2, whole genome shotgun sequence genomic DNA contains:
- the LOC135461278 gene encoding cell adhesion molecule 4-like isoform X2, giving the protein MNGTAWYLNRSRIYATRVCTSSIQLSSQSPAGLPRGCQLVNGEEVYTITIQNVTVDTGRGRWLCSYADMSASVSLDVQVGPGSIQLRVDSGQSENTVTVNENSTVTFTCNASESSPVSTLSWYNNSGPIAAAEISEVSSQRSPNHGYLTTQRYTVRVDRYQDGDVIRCEAQRPGKGNSKRVSPSLILDVLYAPEITCNTTHVTLFEGQRLKISCDVTSNDDVVIHWYQSGRRIDNAVTTNSQGPARRDVTMSTVEFESADAKISGVYQIEATNSIGSSTREITISVISIVFYLKILNMWQK; this is encoded by the exons ATGAATGGGACGGCCTGGTATCTGAACAGATCCCGTATATACGCCACCCGTGTGTGTACATCATCAATACAGCTATCATCACAATCACCAGCCGGGTTGCCACGCGGATGCCAACTCGTCAACGGTGAAGAGGTTTACACAATCACGATACAGAACGTGACTGTAGACACGGGCCGGGGCAGATGGTTATGTTCCTATGCGGACATGAGTGCCAGTGTTAGTCTGGATGTTCAAG TCGGACCTGGCAGCATACAGCTCAGGGTAGACTCCGGACAATCGGAAAACACAGTTACCGTCAACGAAAACAGCAcagtgacatttacatgtaatgctAGCGAGTCCAGTCCTGTTTCCACCCTCTCCTGGTACAACAACAGCGGTCCTATAGCAGCAGCAGAGATATCAGAAGTGAGCTCACAGCGAAGTCCCAACCACGGATACCTGACCACACAGCGATATACAGTGAGGGTTGATCGATATCAGGATGGTGATGTCATCAGATGTGAGGCTCAGAGACCTGGTAAAGGAAACAGTAAACGTGTATCTCCCAGTTTAATCCTGGATGTGCTGT atgccCCAGAAATAACATGTAACACAACTCACGTGACACTGTTCGAAGGTCAGAGACTAAAAATCTCATGTGACGTAACATCCAACGATGATGTCGTCATCCATTGGTATCAAAGTGGCCGTCGAATTGATAACGCAGTGACGACAAACTCTCAAGGTCCAGCTCGGCGTGACGTTACCATGTCGACAGTGGAGTTTGAGTCAGCCGATGCGAAGATTTCCGGCGTGTATCAGATCGAAGCTACGAACAGTATTGGATCATCAACTAGGGAAATAACAATAAGTGTGATTAGTATagtattttatttgaaaattttgaatatgtggcaaaaataa
- the LOC135461278 gene encoding neural cell adhesion molecule 2-like isoform X1, whose translation MNWCVKHIRQTRPTEPVKGLLTLFVILWRLPFASSVSITAPGDVVAGRPFTLQCKITRSAGDMNGTAWYLNRSRIYATRVCTSSIQLSSQSPAGLPRGCQLVNGEEVYTITIQNVTVDTGRGRWLCSYADMSASVSLDVQVGPGSIQLRVDSGQSENTVTVNENSTVTFTCNASESSPVSTLSWYNNSGPIAAAEISEVSSQRSPNHGYLTTQRYTVRVDRYQDGDVIRCEAQRPGKGNSKRVSPSLILDVLYAPEITCNTTHVTLFEGQRLKISCDVTSNDDVVIHWYQSGRRIDNAVTTNSQGPARRDVTMSTVEFESADAKISGVYQIEATNSIGSSTREITISVISIVFYLKILNMWQK comes from the exons atgaATTGGTGCGTCAAACACATCAGGCAAACGAGACCCACAGAACCAGTGAAAGGCCTATTAACGCTCTTTGTTATCTTGTGGCGAC TCCCATTTGCTTCAAGTGTGTCAATCACAGCACCAGGAGATGTCGTGGCCGGTCGTCCATTTACCCTGCAGTGTAAGATAACCAGATCGGCAGGTGACATGAATGGGACGGCCTGGTATCTGAACAGATCCCGTATATACGCCACCCGTGTGTGTACATCATCAATACAGCTATCATCACAATCACCAGCCGGGTTGCCACGCGGATGCCAACTCGTCAACGGTGAAGAGGTTTACACAATCACGATACAGAACGTGACTGTAGACACGGGCCGGGGCAGATGGTTATGTTCCTATGCGGACATGAGTGCCAGTGTTAGTCTGGATGTTCAAG TCGGACCTGGCAGCATACAGCTCAGGGTAGACTCCGGACAATCGGAAAACACAGTTACCGTCAACGAAAACAGCAcagtgacatttacatgtaatgctAGCGAGTCCAGTCCTGTTTCCACCCTCTCCTGGTACAACAACAGCGGTCCTATAGCAGCAGCAGAGATATCAGAAGTGAGCTCACAGCGAAGTCCCAACCACGGATACCTGACCACACAGCGATATACAGTGAGGGTTGATCGATATCAGGATGGTGATGTCATCAGATGTGAGGCTCAGAGACCTGGTAAAGGAAACAGTAAACGTGTATCTCCCAGTTTAATCCTGGATGTGCTGT atgccCCAGAAATAACATGTAACACAACTCACGTGACACTGTTCGAAGGTCAGAGACTAAAAATCTCATGTGACGTAACATCCAACGATGATGTCGTCATCCATTGGTATCAAAGTGGCCGTCGAATTGATAACGCAGTGACGACAAACTCTCAAGGTCCAGCTCGGCGTGACGTTACCATGTCGACAGTGGAGTTTGAGTCAGCCGATGCGAAGATTTCCGGCGTGTATCAGATCGAAGCTACGAACAGTATTGGATCATCAACTAGGGAAATAACAATAAGTGTGATTAGTATagtattttatttgaaaattttgaatatgtggcaaaaataa
- the LOC135461278 gene encoding uncharacterized protein LOC135461278 isoform X3, producing the protein MISCDDNQATLIWASGIDDSLVEYYNLEYKRTQGEWKGELVRNLGRVKLVRKTVSGLQSGVLYHFRLQPVSNITFSQYATANCTVQASQAIRGQKDVHEAGVSKGGMLAIGVVIGIAVVTIIVVSVTCRQLRKTPSTGNKEDTSDKQGTGQVLRVIEDSGIEDRVVEYRGIEDTVVEDTTDLEHVSHGHYEDLDTTPNPGPHYEELSGTTASSTPGENRVYENATVL; encoded by the exons ATGATATCATGTGATGACAACCAGGCCACTCTGATCTGGGCGTCTGGGATTGATGACTCTCTGGTGGAATACTACAACTTGGAGTATAAAAGAACACAGGGTGAATGGAAAGGAGAACTCGTCAGAAATCTAGGAAGAGTAAAACTTGTCCGGAAAACCGTGTCTGGTTTACAATCTGGAGTGTTGTACCATTTTAGACTTCAGCCTGTCTCAAACATCACCTTTTCACAATATGCTACAGCCAACTGCACCGTTCAAG CTTCACAGGCGATCCGTGGACAGAAGGACGTTCATGAAGCCGGCGTCAGTAAAGGTGGTATGCTTGCCATAGGTGTTGTTATTGGTATTGCAGTCGTCACCATTATTGTTGTTTCCGTCACTTGCCGGCAGCTGCGAAAAACGCCATCAACAGGAAACAAAG AAGACACCTCAGACAAACAGGGTACAGGACAAgtcttgag GGTCATAGAAGACAGCGGTATAGAAGACAGAGTTGTGGAATATAGGGGTATAGAAGACACAGTTGTGGAAGATACGACTGACCTTGAACATGTTTCACATG GTCACTATGAGGATCTGGACACCACACCCAACCCAG GACCACATTACGAGGAGCTCTCAGGAACAACGGCGTCATCCACACCTGGTGAGAACAGAGTCTACGAGAATGCAACCGTGTTATGA